In Hemitrygon akajei unplaced genomic scaffold, sHemAka1.3 Scf000165, whole genome shotgun sequence, a genomic segment contains:
- the LOC140724127 gene encoding uncharacterized protein has product MAHQRVHTGERPFTCSDCGKGFTYSSKLKVHQRVHTGERPFICSDCGKGFTQSSTLQSHQRVHTGEKPFTCSDCGKGFTQSSTLQSHQRVHTGEKPFTCPDCGKGFTLLSHLQRHQSVHTGKRPFTCSVCGKTFTQSSHLQSHQRVHTGEKPFTCSDCGKRFTWSSDLLRHQRFHTGEKPFTCPDCGKGFTLLSHLQRHQLVHTGKRPFTCSVCGKAFTQSSHLQSHQRVHTGERPFSCSDCGKGFTHLSELQSHQRVHTREKPYTCSDCGKHFTRSSTLLAHQSVHTGEWPFTCCECGKGFTRSSHLLKHQRVHSG; this is encoded by the coding sequence atggctcaccagcgagttcacactggggagcggccgttcacctgctcggactgtgggaaaggattcacttactcatctaagctgaaggtacatcagcgagttcacactggagagaggccgttcatctgctcggactgtgggaagggattcactcagtcatccaccctacagagtcaccaacgagttcacactggggagaagccattcacctgctcagactgtgggaagggattcactcagtcatccaccctacagagtcatcaacgggttcacactggggagaaaccattcacctgcccagactgtgggaagggattcactttattatctcacctacagagacaccaatcAGTACACACTggaaagaggccattcacttgctcagtctgtgggaagacattcactcagtcatcccacctacagagtcaccagcgagttcacactggggagaagccgttcacctgctcagactgtgggaaaagattcacttggtcatctgatctactgagacaccagcgatttcacactggggagaagccattcacctgcccagactgtgggaaaggattcactttattgtctcacctacagagacaccagttagTACACACTGgaaagaggccgttcacctgctcagtctgtgggaaggcttttactcagtcatcccacctacagagtcaccaacgagttcacaccggggagaggccattctcctgctcagactgtgggaagggattcactcatttatccgaactacagagtcaccaacgagttcacactagggagaagccgtacacctgctcagactgtggaaagcattTCACTAGATCATCcaccctattggcacaccagtcagttcacactggggagtggccgttcacctgctgtgaatgtgggaagggattcactcggtcatctcatctactgaaacaccagcgagttcactctGGGTAG